A stretch of the Pongo pygmaeus isolate AG05252 chromosome 16, NHGRI_mPonPyg2-v2.0_pri, whole genome shotgun sequence genome encodes the following:
- the LOC134738355 gene encoding golgin subfamily A member 8A-like, translating into MAEETRQSKLAAAKKKLKEYWQRNSPGVPAAAKRNRKANGSSPETATSGGCHSSEASATGIHGEGPTSSATLKDLEVGGSGWRCSDPAGQPSNLLPPRGLGAPLPAETAHAHPSPNDCSLYLSPNSSSTSSSLHAPQSPRQEQAAVLDSRSIKISRLNNTIKSLKQQKKQVEHQLEEEKEANSEKQKAQRELEVQIQRLNIENKKLNTDLYRTKRSLRYFEEESRDLAGRLQRSSQRTGELERALCAVAATQKKPDGFSSRSKALMKMQLEQSIREQILLKRHVTQLKESLKEVQLERDQYALQIKGERAQWQQRMRKMSQEVCTLKEAKKHDTHRVEELERSLSKLKNQTAEPLLPDPPAVPSEVELQDLRKELERVAGELQAQVENNRRINLLNRGQKERLREQEERLQEQQERLREQEKRLQQLAEPQSDYKELKNEDKSALQWEQQVKELQEKLGQVTETVTSAQKEPEAAAPASGAGGESVSGETLRALREVMEKLESGLMDLLEEKADLREHVEKLEVRFIQYWRERCHQKVHCLLTEPGGSAKDAAPGGGHHQAGPGQGGGEGEAAGAAGDGVAACANYNEGHGKFLAAARNPAAEPGPGAPAPQELGAADMHGDLCEVSLTNSVEPAQGEAREGSSQDNPTA; encoded by the exons CTACATCATCTGCTACCCTGAAGGATCTGGAGGTAGGAGGCTCTGGGTGGAGGTGCAGTGACCCCGCAGGCCAGCCCTCCAACCTCCTCCCACCGCGGGGACTGGGTGCCCCTCTGCCAGCTGAGACAGCGCACGCACACCCCAGCCCTAATGATTGTTCTCTCTACCTCTCCCCcaactcctcctccacctcctcctctctgcatGCGCCTCAGAGCCCACGCCAAGAACAAGCAGCAGTCCTGGACTCGAGGTCCATAAAAATCAGTCGACTGAATAACACCATCAAATCTTTG aaacaacagaagaaaCAAGTGGAACATCAGCTGGAAGAA gaaaaggaagcaaacagTGAGAAACAGAAAGCCCAAAGGGAGctagag GTTCAAATCCAGAGATTGAACATAGAGAACAAGAAACTAAATACGGACCTGTATCGCACGAAACGTTCTCTCAGATACTTTGAAG AAGAGTCCAGGGATCTGGCCGGCCGCCTGCAACGTTCATCACAGCGTACAGGAGAGTTAGAGCGGGCTCTCTGTGCTGTCGCCGCCACGCAGAAGAAGCCAGATGGG TTCTCGAGCCGCAGTAAAGCACTTATGAAGATGCAGTTAGAGCAGTCCATAAGGGAGCAGATACTGCTGAAACGACACGTGACACAG TTGAAGGAGTCACTTAAAGAAGTCCAGCTGGAGAGAGATCAATATGCACTACAAATAAAAGGAGAGAGGGCCCAGTGGCAGCAGAGGATGAGGAAAATGTCGCAGGAG gtTTGCACATTGAAGGAGGCGAAGAAGCATGATACGCATCGGGTAGAAGAGCTGGAGAGGAGTTTGTCCAAACTCAAAAACCAGACGG CTGAACCACTGCTCCCGGATCCCCCAGCAGTGCCCTCTGAGGTGGAGCTGCAAGACCTGAGGAAGGAGCTGGAGAGAGTGGCAGGAGAGCTCCAGGCTCAGGTGGAAAACAATCGGCGCATCAATCTCCTGAACCGTGGGCAAAAGGAGAGGCTTCGCGAGCAGGAGGAGAGGCTTCAGGAGCAGCAGGAGAGGCTTCGGGAACAGGAGAAGAGGCTTCAGCAGCTGGCCGAGCCACAGAGTGACTACAAGGAGCTG AAGAACGAGGACAAGAGTGCCCTGCAGTGGGAGCAGCAAGTAAAGGAGCTGCAGGAGAAGCTGGGCCAGGTGACGGAGACGGTCACCTCAGCCCAGAAGGAGCCAgaggcagcagccccagcctcGGGGGCTGGGGGCGAGTCTGTGAGTGGGGAGACCCTCCGGGCCCTGCGGGAAGTCATGGAGAAGCTGGAG AGCGGCCTTATGGACCTCCTGGAGGAGAAGGCGGACCTGAGGGaacatgtggagaaactggaagttCGATTCATCCAGTACTGGAGAGAGAGATGCCATCA GAAAGTGCATTGCCTTCTAACAGAGCCAGGGGGCAGTGCCAAAGACGCAGCACCTGGAGGAGGACATCATCAGGCTGGCCCAGGacaaggaggaggggaag GTGAAGCTGCTGGAGCTGCAGGAGATGGTGTTGCGGCTTGTGCCAACTATAACGAGGGGCACGGCAAATTCCTGGCCGCTGCCCGGAACCCTGCTGCTGAACCCGGTCCAGGAGCCCCAGCCCCCCAGGAGCTTGGGGCTGCCGACATGCATGGTG ATCTTTGTGAGGTGAGCCTCACCAACAGCGTGGAGCCTGCACAAGGAGAAGCCAGGGAGGGTTCTTCCCAGGACAACCCGACTGCATAG